The following DNA comes from bacterium.
CATCGCTACGCAACTTATTGATGCGGCTAAGCGATTGCACCGCGTGACGTTCGGCGTCGCGCCACTACCGGAAAATTATAACGTAGGATTAAGTGGCGTCACCGTTGCTGTCGCAAAAGTAGAGAATGGTAAACGTGAAGAGGTGATGAAAAAATTCCATCGTTTTGTACCGCGAAATCAGCTATTGCATGAAACGCTCCCCGCCGGTTCATACGAGCTCACGTTCACTCCGCGGAATGCAAAAGGAGGGGATGGAGAGGCGGTGCTAAAGATGATGGAATTAAACGGTGCGTCAATTGGCGAGGTTGTTCTGCGAGAGCAAAAATCGGTACGAGAAGTTGATGTGTCAAAAGCGGTGGAGGAAATCATGGAACAATTATTCGCTATTTTCAATCAATTGAAGGCGTTGTTGGGCGTCCGGTTGGGAAGGTAGCACATTTTCGGAAAATAACGGTCATTGACGCACCGCCATGCAGGGCGTTACGGTGAGAGGAGTGGTCTGATGTATGTTGGAGGTGCGCAATGATTCTGCAACCGTCCGGCATATTGCCGGCATGGGTGGAGGACGGTGATCCTTGTCCGCTTTCTTTCACCGAGTCCGCCGGGGAAGGGGACTGGGTATTGAACATCATACCGCCCGGAAAAGGGAATCCGGACGACGTCCGCGCGGGTCGCGTGCAGTTCTGTCATCACAAGAACGATGACCGGATTCGCGCCCAATGCCTCTACATGTTTGGGAGCGCCGAGCCGTTTCTTTGGCGCTTCTGGTTTGCCGATCCGGACGGGCGTGATTCGGAGTTTGAGTGGATGGTGAGGTTCGGCGGTAAATGGTGGTGGGTGCCGCTTCGTGAAATCACGAGCGACACGGATAGCCCGCACTCCATTCGCTTTCACGTGATGGTGGATACTGCCACGCATGGGGGGCTTCCGTGGCGCGCGAAAAAGGTCTTCGTCATCGTGCTGAACAACCATGGGAAGTTGCTCTATCGCGAAGTATTCGTGAACCCGGACTCTGTCTGAACGACAGCGCAGAGCCCGGGTTTGCCATTTTACGTAACTGCTCACAAGACTGAGTAATCGCGTCATTGCGAGGAGCCAGCAGGCGACGCGGCAATCTTACTTTATTATCTTTATGAATATCTATGTAAGATTGCTTCGGATTACCTCGCAATGACGAATACCGACGTACTCAAGGTTGTGAGCAGTTACCATTTTACCCCTTGACAGAGATAGTCGTCGCACCGTACATTGAAGGGTATTAGCACTCTTCAGTCGGGAGTGCCAAAGAGTAATCGCGAATGACGCGAATCTTGGCTACATTAATAATGCGAATAGGACATGGGCGCAAGGAGTTATTCGCGTTATTTTTAGCCCCTGATTTGCGATATTCGTGAACACTATACATGTTTAACCCATTATCAAATCATCTCTTTATAGAAGCGGCGACGGAGGATAAAAAAACAAAGTCCGGCATCGTGCTTCCGGATTCCGCGGAACGTGAAAAGCCGATGCTCGGCAAAGTTGTGGCGGCAGGGCCGGGGAAATTGAACGAAAAAGGGGAGCGCATCCCGATGTCGGTCAAGGTCGGCCAAACGGTACTCTTTAAAAAATACGGTCCAGACGAGATTGAAGTTGAAGGAAAAAAATATCTCGTCGGGGACGAGGATGACGTGCTTGCCATTATCGAGTAATGGCAAGCAATTTCTAATTTCTAATTTCAAATTTCTAATTAATGTATGGCAAAACAACTACTTTTTAACGAAGACGCCCGCGCGGCGATGAAGAAAGGAATTGATAAGCTCGCCGAAGCGGTAAAGATGACGCTTGGCCCCCGTGGCCGGGCGGTGGTGATTGAAAAGGGTTACGGCGCGCCGCAGGTAACTTTTGACGGCGTGACGGTTGCGAAAGAAATTGAGCTGGAGAATAAATTTGAAAATCTCGGCGCCGAGCTTATTAAGCAGGCGGCGGACAAAACAAACGACAACGTGGGTGACGGCACCACCACGTCCGTGGTTTTGGCGCACGCCATGATTGACGAGGGCGAAAAAACTATCCGCGAAAAAGGATTCAACGTCATCCAGCTTGCGGAAGAGTTGAAAGCCGCGGGCGCGACAGTCGTGAAAAATTTGGAATCCCAGCGCGAGGTCATTAACGACAACAAAAAGATTGAAGAAGTTGCAACGCTTTCGGCAAAAGATGCCTCCGTTGGTAAACTGATTGCCGAGGTGATGCATAAAGTTGGCCGCGATGGCGTGGTAACCATTGAGGACTCCAACACCACGGCGAATTCGTACGAAGTCGTTGAAGGTATGCAGTTTGACCGCGGCTATATCTCGCCGTATATGGTGACGAACGCGGAACGCATGGAGGCGGCGTTGGAAGAGCCGTTGATTCTTGTCACGGACAAGAAAATTTCTTCAATTAAAGAAATGCTCCCGTTGCTTGAGAAGCTGGTTGAGCAAGGGAAGAAGGAGCTCGTGATGATCGCGGAGGACGTTGACGGCGAGGCACTCGCCACGCTCGTGGTTAATAAAATCCGGGGAATCTTCACCGCAGTCGCGGTGAAAGCGCCGGGATTCGGCGACCGGAAGAAAGAAATGCTGCAGGACTTGGCGGCGGTAACCGGAGCGACGCTCGTGACCGAAGAACTCGGTAAAAAGATTGAAGACGTGGAGATTGGCGACTTAGGCCATGCGCACCGGGTGGTGGCGAACAAAGACAATACAACTATTGTCGGCGGCGCGGGCGACAAAAAAACGATTGATGAGCGCGTGACGCAGCTCAAAGCCCAGATCAAAAAGACCGATTCCGAATACGATAAAGAAAAATTGCAGGAACGTGTCGGTAAATTGACCGGCGGAGTTGCCGTGTTGAAAGTCGGCGCGCCGACGGAGTCCGCACAAAAAGAATTGAAACAGCGTGTGGAGGATGCGGTTGCGGCAACCCGCGCCGCGATGGAGGAAGGAATTGTGCCGGGCGGCGGCATTGCGCTGTTTAACGTGTTCCAGACGGAAAAAGCAGGCGCGAAAGGTGATGATGCGCCGGTAATAAAAGCCGCGCGCGCAATTCTAATGCACGCGTTGGAAGCGCCTTTGACCGCGATTGTAACCAACAGCGGCCAGTCGCCGGCGGTGATTATGTCGGAACTCGGTAAACAAAAAGCCGCGGCGAAAAGTGACGGCATGTGGGTAGGATTTAACGCCGACAAAGGCGAAATTGGTGACTTGCGAAAATCCGGAATCATTGACCCGCTGAAAGTCACGAAGACCGCGTTTCTGAACGCGCTCTCGGTTGCGAGCAACTATCTTGTTACCGGCGCGGCAATCACGGAGATTCCGAAGAAAGAAACTCCGCCGATGCCCGGAGCGGGCGGGATGGGGGGAATGGGGGAGTACTAGCGTCAAGAAAGCAAAGAAGCAAGAAAACAAGAAAGCAAGGGAACAAAAACCGGTCGCCCTAGGCGACCGGTTTTTGATTGATAAATGCTCATTTCTGAACGGCTCAACGGCGCCCGCCCGTTGAGCCGTTAGCGGTTTCGGGATTTTTAGGTCCGTCATTGCGAGGAGGCCACAGCAGTGGACGACGTGGCAATCTTACATTATTCTGAATGCAGCATCGCAATTGGAGGAGGTTCATCATGGTTGATCGCCGCAAGGTTCGGGAGTCATTCGACGACACGCTCAACCGCATTAGCCGGAACATTGCGCGTATGGCGACGCCTGATCAGATCCCGCGCACGGTCTTCGTGAGCATGGGTCCGGGGTGTGGTTGCACACTGAAAACCGTATACCCTCCCGACTGGGAGTTTGGTCCTGGGGAGAATCCGCAGGATCGTCCGGCGGAAGAGGAGGACGAGCGTTCTCCCGGCGCTCCGCACAACATCGACTAGACGTTCGTTCGCAAGGCCCCCGCGACAAGGTTGTCGTCGGGGGCCTGCATCATTTATAATCAGAACAATGGCTGCTAATAAAGATAACAATCTCGCCGCGTATACGCCGGATTTTTCACCGTACCACTGGACCGAGCGTGACCGAACGTATCTGGAACCATTTGCCACAAACATCGACGGCTTCGTGTCGGTGCTTTTGGGAACCTTGCCGCCGGAGATTACGGGCGCCTTGTGCAGCCGCGCCAGCCGCGCCGCAAGCTCTTTGCTGGAGGTGCTGCTCAAAGAATACATCTATCCGATTGTTGACGGCGAAGACAAAAAACTTGCGAAAGAACTGGAAGATACGGTGCAGTTTTTGCGCACGCGCGGATTCAAAAACATTTTGAACAACCAGCGCGCGCAGGCGTTTTACGCGAAGTGGCTTTCGCAGTACGGCGACGACTCCATCGCGCAGATGACCGGCACACATTTGGTCTTCTGGGGCATCTCCAATGTCGCGATGAAATTTATTGAAGACCAGCGCGTGGGGCTTGAACCGATTGAAAAATCAACCCGCTATGTGAACTTCGGCAATAAAATTAACGGCCGTTATCTTTACTACATCCCAGAACCGGATCTTGACCGCCTGAAAATCACGAGCGCCTATCGCCAAACGCTGGACGGACTTTTTGATACCTACACACAGCTGCTCCCGCCGATGGTGGAGTGGCTCAAGAAAAATTACAACGATAAGGATTCAGTGCTGGAGAAAAAAGCGTTTGACACCTTGCGCGGTCTCCTGCCCATGGCGACGCTCTCGCAAGTCGCGTTTCGCGGCAACGCACAGGCCTTGGAGTACCTCATTAACCGCACCTCAAAACATCAATTGGGTGAGTTGCGTTGGATTTCGCGTGAGGTGAAGCGCGAACTGGACAAAGAAATCCCGTCGCTTTTGCTGCGTGTTATGGATGAAAAATCACAGGAGTACCAGGGGTATTTGGCGGGGAAGCGTGCCTCGGTGCGGGAGTTTATTGGTTCGGCGAAAAAGAAAATAGGGGCGGCGTTGCATGAAGCCGGCGATAAGGCGGAAGTGAAACTCGTGGACTATGACCCTGATGCTGAAACAAAAATTCTTGCCTCAATATTATTCCCGGAATTGCATGGCGGCTGGGCAGCCTCCGTGAAAGCGGTGAAACGCTTATCGCAAAAAGAAAAAACCGCCCTCTTCGCCTCGTATCTTTCCGGGCGCAAGGCGCGTTGGCACAAAGTCGGCCGCGCGTTCGAGAATTCGTATCTGCGGTATGAAATTACGATGGACGCGGGCGCGTACCGCGACCTACACCGCCATCGCATGATGACGCAGGAGCGGCAGCTTTTTTCCACACATCACGGCTATGATGTGCCGAAGGAACTTGTTGAGGCAAAGCTTCTAGGCCACTATAAAAAAGCAATGGAATCAGCCGATAAATTCTTCCGCAAGGTGGAAAAGCTGGATCCCGAGCTTGCGCAGTACGTGGTGCCGATGGCCTACCGCGTGAGGTTTTATCAGTGGCAGAATTTCCGCGAACTCTTTTGGGAAGCGGAACTCCGCACCATCTCGCAGGGCCACCCGAACTATCGCTTTATTGAGCAGGAAAAATACCGTCTGGCAAAAGAAAAATTCCCGTCGCTTTGCGCCGCAATGCTCGTGGATATGAAGGAATATAACATTGCCCGTCGCGGCACGGAGGAGAAAATTCTGGAGAAGGAGAAGGATATTATGGAGAAATTAGGGAAGAGAAAGGCGTAAGCGATTATGCTTTCTTTTATCGTCGCGCTAGATAACAGGAGAGGTATCGGATTAAAAAACGGCTTGCCGTGGACGTTGCCGGCGGATTTGCGGCACTTTAAGGAAGTGACGATGGGGCACCCGATTATCATGGGCCGTAAAACCCATGAATCCATCGGCCGCGCCCTGCCGGGACGGAAAAATATCATCATCACGCGGCAAAAAGATTTTGTGGCGCCCGGGTGCGAGGTGGTGCAGTCGTTTGATGAAGCACTCGTGCGCGCGGGTGAGGGCGAG
Coding sequences within:
- a CDS encoding co-chaperone GroES, with product MFNPLSNHLFIEAATEDKKTKSGIVLPDSAEREKPMLGKVVAAGPGKLNEKGERIPMSVKVGQTVLFKKYGPDEIEVEGKKYLVGDEDDVLAIIE
- the groL gene encoding chaperonin GroEL (60 kDa chaperone family; promotes refolding of misfolded polypeptides especially under stressful conditions; forms two stacked rings of heptamers to form a barrel-shaped 14mer; ends can be capped by GroES; misfolded proteins enter the barrel where they are refolded when GroES binds); translated protein: MAKQLLFNEDARAAMKKGIDKLAEAVKMTLGPRGRAVVIEKGYGAPQVTFDGVTVAKEIELENKFENLGAELIKQAADKTNDNVGDGTTTSVVLAHAMIDEGEKTIREKGFNVIQLAEELKAAGATVVKNLESQREVINDNKKIEEVATLSAKDASVGKLIAEVMHKVGRDGVVTIEDSNTTANSYEVVEGMQFDRGYISPYMVTNAERMEAALEEPLILVTDKKISSIKEMLPLLEKLVEQGKKELVMIAEDVDGEALATLVVNKIRGIFTAVAVKAPGFGDRKKEMLQDLAAVTGATLVTEELGKKIEDVEIGDLGHAHRVVANKDNTTIVGGAGDKKTIDERVTQLKAQIKKTDSEYDKEKLQERVGKLTGGVAVLKVGAPTESAQKELKQRVEDAVAATRAAMEEGIVPGGGIALFNVFQTEKAGAKGDDAPVIKAARAILMHALEAPLTAIVTNSGQSPAVIMSELGKQKAAAKSDGMWVGFNADKGEIGDLRKSGIIDPLKVTKTAFLNALSVASNYLVTGAAITEIPKKETPPMPGAGGMGGMGEY
- a CDS encoding FAD-dependent thymidylate synthase, which gives rise to MAANKDNNLAAYTPDFSPYHWTERDRTYLEPFATNIDGFVSVLLGTLPPEITGALCSRASRAASSLLEVLLKEYIYPIVDGEDKKLAKELEDTVQFLRTRGFKNILNNQRAQAFYAKWLSQYGDDSIAQMTGTHLVFWGISNVAMKFIEDQRVGLEPIEKSTRYVNFGNKINGRYLYYIPEPDLDRLKITSAYRQTLDGLFDTYTQLLPPMVEWLKKNYNDKDSVLEKKAFDTLRGLLPMATLSQVAFRGNAQALEYLINRTSKHQLGELRWISREVKRELDKEIPSLLLRVMDEKSQEYQGYLAGKRASVREFIGSAKKKIGAALHEAGDKAEVKLVDYDPDAETKILASILFPELHGGWAASVKAVKRLSQKEKTALFASYLSGRKARWHKVGRAFENSYLRYEITMDAGAYRDLHRHRMMTQERQLFSTHHGYDVPKELVEAKLLGHYKKAMESADKFFRKVEKLDPELAQYVVPMAYRVRFYQWQNFRELFWEAELRTISQGHPNYRFIEQEKYRLAKEKFPSLCAAMLVDMKEYNIARRGTEEKILEKEKDIMEKLGKRKA
- a CDS encoding dihydrofolate reductase: MLSFIVALDNRRGIGLKNGLPWTLPADLRHFKEVTMGHPIIMGRKTHESIGRALPGRKNIIITRQKDFVAPGCEVVQSFDEALVRAGEGEVFVIGGGEIFAAVLPRAQKLYVTEVNHAFQADVYFPEFNKNEWREVSREPHAADEKNPYAYSFVVYERR